From a single Pseudomonadota bacterium genomic region:
- the rplL gene encoding 50S ribosomal protein L7/L12, with the protein MANMTQEQMVEELSSWTVMEVADLVKALEEKWGVSAAPVAAAMAAAPGAAGAEAEPEQTEFTVELTAFGDKKINVIKVVREITQLGLADAKKLVESAPKALKEAVSKEEAEELKKKLEEAGASVTIK; encoded by the coding sequence ATGGCAAACATGACTCAAGAGCAGATGGTCGAGGAGCTCAGCAGCTGGACCGTGATGGAGGTTGCGGATCTGGTCAAGGCGCTGGAAGAGAAGTGGGGTGTTTCCGCGGCGCCGGTGGCTGCCGCCATGGCCGCCGCCCCCGGTGCTGCAGGCGCCGAAGCCGAACCCGAGCAAACGGAGTTCACCGTCGAGCTCACTGCTTTCGGTGACAAGAAGATCAACGTCATCAAGGTAGTGCGCGAGATTACCCAGCTCGGTCTCGCGGATGCGAAGAAGCTCGTAGAGAGCGCACCCAAGGCCCTGAAGGAAGCGGTCTCCAAGGAGGAAGCCGAAGAGCTCAAGAAGAAGTTGGAAGAAGCTGGCGCTTCGGTCACCATCAAGTGA
- the rplJ gene encoding 50S ribosomal protein L10: MSDRALKENTVAELRKRFSEASTLVLLDFCGLDVASATDLRTQFRAAGVDYSVAKNTLIRRALQGTPLENQADLELHLKGPTAIACSYEDPSAAAKVVKAFRQDEARAKKLRVKCGVFEARVMPGERVERELATMPGKDEARALLLAQLQAPAQSLARQLGAPAQRFVYALDARVRQQQGGG; the protein is encoded by the coding sequence ATGAGCGATCGCGCGCTCAAGGAAAACACTGTCGCCGAGCTTCGAAAGCGCTTCTCGGAGGCCTCTACACTGGTGTTGCTGGATTTTTGTGGGTTGGATGTTGCGTCGGCCACGGATCTGAGAACCCAGTTTCGTGCGGCCGGTGTCGATTACAGCGTCGCGAAGAACACATTGATACGACGCGCGCTGCAGGGCACCCCCTTGGAAAACCAGGCCGACCTGGAGCTTCACCTCAAGGGACCCACCGCAATCGCATGCAGCTACGAGGATCCTTCGGCAGCAGCAAAGGTGGTCAAGGCTTTCCGCCAGGACGAGGCGCGGGCGAAGAAGCTACGGGTCAAGTGCGGTGTGTTCGAAGCACGCGTGATGCCCGGTGAGCGGGTCGAACGCGAGCTCGCCACCATGCCGGGAAAGGACGAAGCGCGGGCGCTGCTGCTCGCTCAGTTGCAGGCACCGGCGCAGAGCCTGGCGCGTCAGCTCGGTGCACCGGCCCAAAGGTTCGTGTACGCGCTCGATGCACGCGTGCGCCAGCAGCAGGGCGGGGGCTAG